CGACAGCTAAATTTCCAAGTTCTGATGATATTGATCGGATAATATCAGCTGAAATTCCTGATAAAAAGGAAGAGCCGCGTCTCTATGAGGTTGTAAGAGACACAATGATTCACGGACCATGTGGTGTTGTTAACAAGAATTCACCATGTATGATTGAAGGGCGGTGTACCAAATTCTTTCCTAGAAAGTTAGTGGAGAAGACTACAGTGGATTCGCAGGGGTATCCTATCTATCGGAGAAGAGAAGGTGGGTGTTTTGTTGAGAAGAAAGGAATTCAGTTGGACAACAGGTTTGTAGTTCCTTACAACAAGAAGCTACTTCTCGCTTATAATGCGCACATTAATGTTGAGTGGTGTAATCAGTCCCGATCTATTAAGTACTTATTTAAGTACATCCACAAAGGGCAAGACTGTGTCACAGCAACAGTTACTCAGAAAGTTAATAAGGAATCAAGTGGTTCAGGAACAGCACAAAATAGTAGGAATGATGGAGAGCATGTAAACACTGTTGGAGGGTCTGTAGACACTGCAAGAGTATCATCAGGTGTTAACGCTGATGGGGAAACAGTAGGTGGTAACACTAATGGGGAAGCACTGGAACCAACTGTTGATgaaattaagaaatattttgatGCAAGGTATATCTTTCATATATCTTTTTGCTTAACGTAAAACTTTATCTATTGTGCTTATGAACTAATGTTATTTTTGTATTCTTACTGGTGCGTAGATACATATCATCTTGCGAGTCTACTTGGAGAATTTTGGCATTTCATACACATTTCCGAAGTACACCAGTTGAAAAGCTAACATTTCACCTAGAAGGAGACCAACCGGTAATATATAGGGAAGGTGATACAGTGGAAACTGTTATGGCTCGCGTGAGTGTGATGAAAACTATGTTCTTAGCATGGTTTGATTGCTGTGAAGAATTCCCTGAAGCTAGATTACTTACCTATGCAGAAATGCCAACAAGATTCATATATGATGACAAGCAACAAAAATGGAGAAAACGGAAAAAAGGTTTTGCAATAGGTAGGTTACAGCATGTTTCTCCAAGTGAAGGACCACGTTACTATCTGAGGGTTTTGATAAATAAGATTAGAGGTCCTCGGTGTTATGATGATATCAAAACAGTTGATGGGATCGTTCAACCGAGTTTTGAAGAAGCATGTTATAAGCGTGGTTTGTTGGATGATGATCAAGAATATATTGAAGGAATAAAAGAATGTAGCTTTTGGGCATCAGGACCCTATGTGCGAAAGTTTTTTGCACAAATGCTTTTATCTGAAAGTTTATCAACGCCCAAATTGGTGTGGGAAGCAACCAAAGATATACTATCAGAAGATGTTTTGCACATTGAGAGAAAAAAGCGGGGAAATCCAGGTTAGTACACGTCTTCTTCTTTCTAAGGTTGTAATGAATTTCCATTGATTCGTAGAgagattttttataaagtttgttAAAATTGTGTAGGTTTGATATTGAGTGAAGAACAAATTCTCAATTGTACACTTTTGATGATTGACAAGATCTTGCGCAGTAAGAACAGTAGCCTGGATAAATGGAAATCATTGCCCCAACCCATTGATAACAATCAGTTAATATCAGATAATCAGCTCTTACAAGATGAACTTAGCTATCCTCAGAATGAGTTGCGCGTAAGACATGAAGAATGGTTTCGACAGTTGACAGAGGAGCAGCGGGCTGTGTATGATCAGATCATAGGCTCCGTCGATAGTTCATTAGGTGGAGTTTTTTTTGTGTATGGATTTGGTGGGACAGGAAAAACTTTTTTGTGGAATATTTTGTCTGCTGCTATCCGTTCCAGGGGAGATGTGGTGCTTAATGTGGCTTCTAGCGGCATTGCCGCTTTATTGCTTCCTGGGGGAAGGACTGCTCATTCCAGATTCAGCATTCCGATAAATCCTGATGAATTTTCTATTTGCAAGATACAACCTGGGAGTGATCAAGCTGAATTAATATCTAGAGCTTCTCTTATTATTTGGGATGAAGCTCCGATGATGAGCAAACGTTGCTTTGAGGCTTTAGATCGGAGTCTATGTGACATTATGAAGACTACAGATGAAAGACCTTTTGGTGGAAAAGTTGTTGTTTTTGGCGGTGATTTTAGACAAATACTCCCTGTAATTCCAAAAGGGAACCGAGCAGAAATAGTAATGGCGTCTCTGAACTCTTCGTATTTGTGGAGGCATTGCAAAGTTTTGGAGCTTACCAAAAACATGAGGCTTTTTTCAGAACCTGATAGTCGTGAAGTTGAGGAGATTACAGAGTTCTCTAAATGGATATTGGATTTAGGAAATGGGAAAATTAATGAGCCAAATGATGGAGAAATCATGATTGACATACCAAAGGATCTTCTGATTACTGAATGCAACGATCCTACTGAGTCTATTGTTTCAGAAGTTTATGGGAATACATTCAAAGATTCAAAAGACCCAATTTTTTTCCAGGAAAGAGCTATATTGTGTCCAACAAATGAAGATGTTGACATCATTAACAACTATATGCTTGATCACTCAACAGGTATTCGTAaaggttgtttttgttttaaatttttccgAGCCTCGACACAGCAAGAAATGTCTATCTATTATTCTGATCCCTTATGTTATGTTTTACGTTTCCCATGTAGGTGATGAAAGAATATTTTTGAGCTCTGATAGCATTGATCCAGCTGATACAAACTCACAAGATGACTCAGTTTTCACGCCTGAATTTCTCAATAGTATTAAAATTTCAGGGTTGCCTAATCATTGTTTAAGGTTGAGGATTGGAACACCCGTGATGTTAATGAGAAATCTTGATTCTAATGATGGTTTGTGCAATGGGACAAGGTTGCAGATAAGTCAGTTGTCTTCTCACATTGTTGAAGCAAAGATTATCACAGGAACTAGAGTTGGTGAAAGGGTATTCTTACATCGTATTCTAATCACACCGACAGATTCTAAGATTCCTTTCAAGATGAGGCGTAGGCAATTTCCATTGAAAGTGGCATTTGCAATGACGATAAATAAAAGTCAGGGTCAAACACTTGCGAAGGTAGGTTTTTATCTCCCTAGACCTGTTTTTTCACATGGACAGTTATACGTGGCTGTGTCTCGTGTGAAATCAAGGAAAGGATTAAAGATCCTTATTACTGACAAGGAGGGGAAACCACAGAGTTCAACTATGAATGTGGTTTACAAGGAAATTTTCCAGAACTTATTTGAAGATAAGGAAGAATAGGTAGTATgtgtttgatttatgttttcagTCGTAAGATGGGGAGTCTTTACAAAGCGTGTCTAATAAAGTATGTCATGTAATAAcctatttcatttattttcagtGGAGCTACTTCAGTTTCTTTTAATAAGGATGTGCTGTAATGAAGCTATGATCATCTCATGTAAGTGTGTAGATATAATTTCTTTGCTGAATGTCTTTATCGGTTATATACTTTGtattacaaatattatattacaCAGAGGATTTGTATATGTCTCTCATTTAGCAATCTCATTTAATCTTTTTCAGGACATTGCCGACATATCAAAAGACACAATTTGCAAGAAAAGACAATGTATACCTAAAGCACCAGAACTACAATACCTGGCCAAGTCTACACATGCTAGTAAATTTTCTTATTCAGTTCAAACATTGGCTACGAGAATATCTATCCTTTTTTATAATCAAATTCTATCAGAAATGCCTATTTATTGGAttattcagattttttcattTCTCTTCATACTAACCTTATGTCGACAGACAGAGAGAATGGCTTGTGGTGTTCTAACATGTGGGCTTCAATTCGTAGAGGTCCATTAAGAAAATGAATTTTGCTGGCCATTTTCTGGAAAAAAGGTTTACTGAAAATTAGTAATCATAACAGTTAATGCAGATTATGTAtgcaataatattttaattataacttGGACTGTATTACTGATCTCTCTGATCGTAAATTTTTTTGCCTTATTCTCACTTTTCCATATTTATTTGTTATCATAAATATTCTTATATGCCTAAGATTATCATTATTGGTCTTTCCTATTATATATGCATAAGATAATCATTAATAACATTggaattaatttttcaaatcaTTGTCACCTAAGTACCGCAACGTAAAATATAGTAATGAGAAGATCTTAGGATATATACTTCATAGATACATATACAGAAAGAGTATATCTATTCTTACTATATAAAGGTATAATATATAGTGTGTCTATATTGTTATGCACGTtctatattaatgaaatttgcGTCCCAAGTCaattatatcaaatatatgGTAGCATCGGTAGTATATTAGGTCTTTGAAACTAATTCTATAACTCATACAATAGCAAAGAACAAAACAGCTTACCTTTGATTCTAGATGTTGACCTACGCATGTTTGACCGCCTTGGTTCCAGGCAAAAAGCAGCCTGCAATTCGTGTCAAGATAGTCAGAACATGGATGTCACCTTTTGGTTTAATTCGACCCAATACATGTATGGTTTTTGGAGATGAAAAAGTGAGTACTCTATTTACTAATTAAGTTTATTGTTTTATCATATAGTGTTCTGATGTATTGTTTAACGTATTTTAATAGGGTTCAATGATTGAAGCAACTTTTCCTTGGGGTGTGGTATTGCCGTATGAAATCAATCTTGACGAAGGTGATTGGTTTGAGATCTTAGATTTTAAACTAATTCATGCTTCTGGATTGATTCGAACAACAAGGAGCAAATACCATATCAACCTCACTCATGACTCCGTGGTTACGAAGATTCAGCCTATCACCGAGTGTAACTTTCTCTTTTGTGCGAGTTACAAAACCATCCTCCGTGGTCTATACCATCCTAAGTTTTGTATTGGTAATTCTATCCTTTATTTAAGACAAGTTTTATTAGTATCAAAATTATAGTATGGTTTCCTTATctttatgttttttcatatgTACAATCTAGGCCTATGTGGAGCTTTGGTTGAAGTAGGTGATATCGAAGATTTCCCCGAAGCGCAAGCAAACCAGTTTAATCATGGAAATCAACCCAGCATTCGGTTCTCCGTAATAAATATTGAGTGTGTGCTATAGATTTTAATGTTTTCTGTTTACAGGAATTCAGATTAGATAACAGAATTCTTTAAATTCTTTGCAGTTTCACGCAAGTTAAGTGTGTTGCTTATGGATCTCTTGCTGAGAAGTTATATGAATACTGGTCTTCTACAACTGCAAATGTTGTTGTCTGTGTACTAAAGCTATGGAGAATTGAGTGGGGTAATGGTAAGTTTTATTTAGACTAATTAGCCGAAAATAAGTTAGTTTCTTAGCTGAACTGAGTTGTTGCGTTTTATAGGTCGCTTCAGATGTCTTACAAACATTGAAGGCTGTTCGGATATTTTATTTGATCCTGAAATTCCTGAAATACATTACTTTAAATCAATGTAAGTTTAATATTATTGACGAAACCTTTATTTTATAATGTGAATA
This genomic stretch from Brassica napus cultivar Da-Ae chromosome C9, Da-Ae, whole genome shotgun sequence harbors:
- the LOC106349600 gene encoding uncharacterized protein LOC106349600, whose product is MLSGGSSEEVNPTELTPSKRRVSTVVNLEEEFDRNSVTKTACTVRVKKEKNTKSSIKSPEMVQPEENRAMLGEITNQAYNEQRDARTKRFNILRQKRKFSETNPTPTKPKQLNIQPSILLSAASESSENHYIIESHIATANIGNPPKKRIQRHQERIHEGFKFTAKATTQPASSFFKNNSCGTSSVSQCTVDTTQPTLTRPTRQFPCKLSSQRTTPQPSSQNRWSGKSIISSVDSDSSDCSEDYWANTSDEDHNYDILSDTDTDDEQIDIVQRRAVTNQVFERFARAFGDSLTKVKPRSTASIVSAKKEEEYKDDGDLENECPKCGALFWFNERIGKTRKTRKPTFTMCCLNGKIKLPLLKEPPEYLMGLLTKDDVISKHFRDNIRPLNMMFSFTSLGGKIDNSTNRGRGPKIFKLHGENYHLIGSVKPKPGETAKFSQLYIHDTENEVQNRLSALSGNSERSKIRPDLVESIMNMLRGCNVHVKTFRNAMDRFNNESECQDVSLVLINDRQKDGRVYNLPTSSEVAALVVGDFQLNMDKRDIILEKNSGKLKRINELHPCYLPLQYPLIFPYGEDGFRLGIKNGFTGITKNKKANISMREFFAYRIQIRKVGSQALLLSRRLQQQFLVDAYTMIETQRLRYIRKNQSNLRSLNYSKFVAAANDGLSSLPIEGNRIIIPSSFTGGPRYMHQMYLDSVYTIEFQKRGLPHAHILLFMDPTAKFPSSDDIDRIISAEIPDKKEEPRLYEVVRDTMIHGPCGVVNKNSPCMIEGRCTKFFPRKLVEKTTVDSQGYPIYRRREGGCFVEKKGIQLDNRFVVPYNKKLLLAYNAHINVEWCNQSRSIKYLFKYIHKGQDCVTATVTQKVNKESSGSGTAQNSRNDGEHVNTVGGSVDTARVSSGVNADGETVGGNTNGEALEPTVDEIKKYFDARYISSCESTWRILAFHTHFRSTPVEKLTFHLEGDQPVIYREGDTVETVMARVSVMKTMFLAWFDCCEEFPEARLLTYAEMPTRFIYDDKQQKWRKRKKGFAIGRLQHVSPSEGPRYYLRVLINKIRGPRCYDDIKTVDGIVQPSFEEACYKRGLLDDDQEYIEGIKECSFWASGPYVRKFFAQMLLSESLSTPKLVWEATKDILSEDVLHIERKKRGNPGLILSEEQILNCTLLMIDKILRSKNSSLDKWKSLPQPIDNNQLISDNQLLQDELSYPQNELRVRHEEWFRQLTEEQRAVYDQIIGSVDSSLGGVFFVYGFGGTGKTFLWNILSAAIRSRGDVVLNVASSGIAALLLPGGRTAHSRFSIPINPDEFSICKIQPGSDQAELISRASLIIWDEAPMMSKRCFEALDRSLCDIMKTTDERPFGGKVVVFGGDFRQILPVIPKGNRAEIVMASLNSSYLWRHCKVLELTKNMRLFSEPDSREVEEITEFSKWILDLGNGKINEPNDGEIMIDIPKDLLITECNDPTESIVSEVYGNTFKDSKDPIFFQERAILCPTNEDVDIINNYMLDHSTGDERIFLSSDSIDPADTNSQDDSVFTPEFLNSIKISGLPNHCLRLRIGTPVMLMRNLDSNDGLCNGTRLQISQLSSHIVEAKIITGTRVGERVFLHRILITPTDSKIPFKMRRRQFPLKVAFAMTINKSQGQTLAKVGFYLPRPVFSHGQLYVAVSRVKSRKGLKILITDKEGKPQSSTMNVVYKEIFQNLFEDKEE